A single Campylobacter hyointestinalis subsp. hyointestinalis DNA region contains:
- a CDS encoding MFS transporter translates to MIKTVLPLSFITASRFFGLFIVLPVLSLYALNLKGANEFLVGLLVGVYAITQMILQAPFGALSDKFGRKITMSFGLIIFIIGSLICANANDIYTMLLGRLIQGSGAIGAVATAMISDFVSEEKRGHAMAIMGGMIGISFGLSMVLSPILSSKFGLSSLFYLSALLCVFCIVLLYAVVPSEIKVVYHEPKIGFLKLLKQKNLFIMNITNLMQKMLMSTAFVAIPIILVGEMGFDGKNLWIVYALASLFGFVSMGMAGFLGDAKGHSKKLLLIGVVLFIAAYLTFAFSKNSTFFIVGVVLFFIGFNLHEPIMQSCASKFALSSQKGSALGVFNAFGYCGSFLGGVLGGYFLHKFDITTLAIFYAVLSILWLALLSLLSDPKIFKNLYLESADFSKLDGILGIIERYHSKRGYVIKYNSNLINESEIRSILAG, encoded by the coding sequence ATGATAAAAACAGTTTTACCGCTTAGTTTTATAACCGCTTCAAGATTTTTTGGGCTTTTTATAGTGTTACCGGTACTTAGTCTTTATGCTTTAAATTTAAAAGGCGCAAATGAGTTTTTAGTCGGACTTTTAGTCGGCGTTTATGCTATCACTCAGATGATTTTACAAGCGCCTTTTGGGGCTCTTAGCGATAAATTTGGCAGAAAAATCACGATGAGTTTTGGGCTGATTATCTTCATCATTGGTTCGCTGATTTGTGCGAATGCAAATGATATTTACACTATGCTTTTAGGGCGTCTTATCCAAGGTAGTGGGGCTATCGGCGCAGTTGCGACTGCTATGATAAGCGACTTTGTCAGCGAGGAGAAAAGAGGCCACGCTATGGCGATAATGGGCGGTATGATAGGTATATCTTTTGGACTATCTATGGTTTTAAGCCCTATTTTAAGCTCTAAATTTGGACTTTCTAGCTTGTTCTATCTCTCGGCTTTGCTTTGTGTTTTTTGTATAGTTTTGCTCTACGCGGTTGTGCCTAGTGAGATAAAAGTAGTCTATCACGAACCCAAAATAGGCTTTTTAAAACTTCTTAAACAAAAAAATCTTTTTATTATGAATATCACGAATTTAATGCAAAAAATGCTTATGAGCACCGCGTTTGTTGCTATCCCTATCATTTTAGTTGGTGAAATGGGCTTTGATGGCAAAAATTTATGGATAGTATATGCCCTTGCTAGCTTATTTGGATTTGTATCTATGGGAATGGCAGGATTTTTAGGAGATGCAAAAGGTCATAGTAAAAAGCTTTTGCTTATAGGTGTAGTCTTGTTCATAGCTGCGTATTTGACGTTTGCTTTTAGCAAAAATAGTACGTTTTTTATAGTTGGCGTTGTTCTGTTTTTTATCGGATTTAACTTGCACGAACCCATTATGCAAAGCTGTGCTAGTAAATTTGCCCTAAGTAGCCAAAAAGGCTCAGCTCTAGGCGTTTTCAACGCTTTTGGATATTGCGGCAGTTTTTTAGGAGGAGTTCTAGGTGGATATTTTTTACATAAATTCGATATAACTACTTTGGCGATTTTTTACGCTGTTCTATCTATACTTTGGTTAGCGCTTTTAAGTCTGCTTAGCGATCCAAAGATCTTTAAGAATTTATATCTTGAGAGCGCTGATTTTAGCAAACTCGATGGAATTTTAGGGATCATAGAAAGGTACCATAGCAAAAGAGGTTATGTTATCAAATACAACTCAAATTTGATAAATGAAAGCGAGATCAGATCTATCCTTGCTGGGTGA
- the yedE gene encoding YedE family putative selenium transporter, whose protein sequence is MNTKWFIISGGVLGVLAALLVQAGNPGNMGICAACFLRDSAGALGFHKAEALQYLRPEILGLIIGGFLASLFWTKEFTPKSSPAAFSNFFLGVFAMIGALVFLGCPWRAFLRLGGGDMTAIAGFLGLGVGVGIGMFFKSKGYKAEESVAVSKTLGILPVVFSVILLLALVFGLKAGNGALFTSIKGPASQHATIVVSLIAGVLVGVLMHKSKFCSVGAFSRAFRGDFSMFWGVISIIVFASITNLALGQYKFGFEAQPIAHNDFIWNFLGMVLAGLCFSLSEGCPGKHLVQMGTGNLGSVIFVIGMMAGAGFAHNFLLASSGAGITAYAPYALALGFIFAIYLGLFSRKAA, encoded by the coding sequence ATGAATACAAAATGGTTTATCATTTCAGGTGGAGTTTTGGGTGTTTTAGCAGCTCTTTTAGTGCAAGCCGGAAATCCGGGCAATATGGGAATTTGTGCGGCTTGTTTTCTTAGAGATAGCGCTGGGGCTTTAGGATTTCATAAAGCAGAAGCGTTACAATACCTAAGACCGGAGATTTTAGGGCTTATCATAGGCGGATTTTTAGCAAGTCTATTTTGGACGAAAGAATTTACTCCAAAAAGCAGTCCCGCGGCATTTTCAAATTTCTTTCTAGGCGTTTTTGCGATGATAGGAGCACTCGTGTTTTTGGGTTGTCCTTGGCGTGCATTTTTACGTCTTGGCGGCGGAGATATGACTGCTATAGCTGGATTTTTAGGACTAGGAGTCGGTGTTGGTATTGGAATGTTTTTCAAAAGCAAAGGATACAAAGCAGAAGAAAGCGTAGCTGTTAGTAAAACTTTAGGAATTTTACCTGTAGTTTTTAGTGTTATTTTACTTTTGGCTCTAGTTTTTGGACTAAAAGCTGGAAACGGTGCGCTTTTTACGTCTATAAAAGGTCCTGCTAGCCAGCATGCTACTATAGTAGTTTCTTTGATAGCTGGAGTTTTAGTCGGCGTTTTAATGCATAAAAGTAAATTTTGCTCAGTAGGCGCGTTTTCAAGAGCTTTTAGGGGTGATTTTTCTATGTTTTGGGGCGTGATATCTATCATCGTTTTTGCAAGCATAACAAATTTGGCTTTAGGTCAGTATAAATTTGGTTTTGAAGCTCAGCCTATAGCCCACAACGACTTTATATGGAACTTTTTAGGTATGGTTTTAGCAGGGCTTTGCTTTAGTCTTAGCGAAGGTTGCCCTGGAAAGCATCTTGTGCAAATGGGAACTGGAAATTTAGGATCTGTTATATTTGTCATAGGAATGATGGCTGGGGCTGGATTTGCTCATAACTTTTTACTTGCGAGCTCAGGAGCTGGGATAACTGCTTACGCACCATACGCGCTCGCACTTGGATTTATATTTGCTATTTATCTTGGATTATTTAGTAGAAAAGCGGCGTAA
- a CDS encoding molybdopterin molybdotransferase MoeA — MKSYDESLNDLLGAVSPWDRIERIPLSAARDRIACEDIVARRDYPEFPTSAMDGYAIKFEDLKLKKLKILGSLPAGSQSKSINLKNGECLKTFTGALLCDGSDTIIPIENVNVEGENIEILQGVAKGFAVRPVGESYKKNDILIKKGTKLGYSELGLLAELGISYVNVYLRPKVAVLSTGSEIVDIGERPKNNAQIHSSNHIAIANMVACMNCEVITLPIIKDDHDLIKQTVINTLKSVDFIITTGGVSVGDFDFMRDIVKEFEIVVNKAAIKPGRHIKVAKLGEKYIFALPGFPYSAMVTCALYFREFIDKLLGVKENYKFKAILAEDYHKKSPFEEFSAASTVNENGVIKISTSTKKSGSSAIVTNLNNKAVLLRAKTSLKKGEIVEYITMV; from the coding sequence ATGAAAAGTTATGATGAAAGTTTAAATGATTTATTAGGCGCAGTTAGTCCGTGGGATAGGATCGAGCGCATACCACTTAGCGCGGCTAGAGATAGGATAGCTTGTGAAGATATCGTTGCTAGGCGTGATTATCCGGAATTTCCTACATCGGCTATGGATGGATACGCTATCAAATTTGAAGATCTAAAACTAAAAAAACTAAAGATTTTGGGTTCACTTCCAGCGGGCTCACAAAGCAAAAGTATAAATTTAAAAAATGGAGAATGTTTAAAAACATTCACAGGAGCTCTTCTTTGCGATGGTAGCGATACGATAATCCCGATCGAAAATGTAAACGTAGAAGGTGAAAATATAGAAATATTGCAAGGAGTCGCAAAAGGTTTTGCCGTGCGTCCAGTAGGAGAAAGCTACAAAAAAAATGATATTCTTATTAAAAAAGGCACAAAACTCGGCTACTCGGAGCTTGGACTTTTAGCCGAACTTGGGATCAGCTACGTAAATGTATATTTGCGTCCAAAAGTCGCGGTTCTTAGTACCGGTAGTGAGATAGTAGATATCGGTGAGAGACCTAAAAACAATGCTCAAATTCATAGCTCAAACCATATTGCCATCGCAAATATGGTAGCTTGTATGAATTGCGAAGTCATTACATTGCCTATTATAAAAGACGATCATGACTTGATAAAACAAACCGTTATAAACACTTTAAAAAGTGTGGATTTCATCATCACGACAGGAGGAGTGAGTGTTGGGGATTTTGATTTTATGCGTGATATTGTAAAAGAATTCGAAATAGTAGTAAATAAGGCTGCTATCAAGCCAGGTCGTCATATAAAAGTAGCAAAACTAGGCGAAAAATACATATTTGCGCTTCCTGGATTTCCGTATTCGGCTATGGTGACTTGCGCTCTTTATTTCAGAGAGTTTATAGACAAACTACTTGGAGTGAAAGAAAACTACAAATTTAAAGCGATTTTAGCAGAGGATTATCATAAAAAATCGCCTTTTGAAGAGTTTAGCGCAGCAAGCACAGTAAACGAAAACGGAGTTATAAAGATATCTACTTCGACTAAAAAATCAGGCTCATCGGCGATAGTTACAAATTTAAACAACAAAGCCGTATTATTACGAGCTAAAACTAGCTTAAAAAAAGGCGAAATAGTAGAATACATAACAATGGTTTAA
- a CDS encoding DUF2156 domain-containing protein, producing MKFVINDVEFNKFSIKSKPLIERYLSLLGTELEVDISDYTFAANYIWLENASGFYAIIEDSFCLFCMAGSELSMLLPPLGKISNLKKAIVKCFEIMNENNTKQHYSRIDYVAGSILEKFAEQIEKGADIFDVFEDYIFEKRLVDYIYKSDDLIELRGNSYHTKRTEINKFKNTYPNFKIETLEPNLHREEIINLANVWVSERIKYMPSQNVDDFLEGIYQEKAAIKRMLDHYAELELIGIVLFIDDTLKGFTVGERINEGVASVIIEKTDFATLGSAQFIFREFSKVLKSKYDCDFINVGDDMGFENLKKVKMSYRPNSLEVKYSIYQKL from the coding sequence ATGAAATTTGTCATAAACGATGTCGAATTTAATAAATTCAGCATCAAATCAAAACCGTTGATAGAGCGATATCTAAGCCTCCTTGGTACAGAACTTGAAGTCGATATAAGCGATTATACATTCGCGGCAAACTATATTTGGCTTGAAAATGCAAGTGGATTTTATGCTATTATCGAAGATAGCTTTTGTCTATTTTGTATGGCAGGAAGTGAGCTAAGTATGCTTTTACCGCCACTTGGCAAGATATCAAATCTCAAAAAAGCTATCGTAAAATGTTTTGAAATCATGAATGAAAACAACACGAAACAGCATTATTCTAGGATAGACTACGTAGCAGGAAGCATACTAGAGAAATTTGCCGAGCAGATAGAAAAAGGCGCCGATATCTTCGATGTCTTTGAGGACTATATATTTGAAAAACGCTTGGTGGATTATATCTACAAGAGCGATGATCTAATAGAATTAAGAGGCAACTCGTACCACACAAAACGCACGGAGATAAATAAATTTAAAAACACATATCCAAACTTTAAGATAGAAACGCTTGAGCCGAATTTACATAGAGAAGAGATAATAAATTTAGCAAACGTATGGGTCAGTGAGCGTATAAAATATATGCCGAGCCAAAACGTAGATGATTTTTTAGAAGGAATTTATCAAGAAAAAGCGGCGATAAAAAGGATGCTTGATCACTACGCTGAGCTAGAGCTTATCGGTATTGTTTTATTTATCGATGATACGCTAAAAGGCTTTACAGTTGGCGAGCGGATAAATGAAGGAGTGGCTAGCGTGATCATCGAAAAGACAGATTTTGCGACTTTGGGTTCGGCTCAGTTTATTTTTAGAGAGTTTTCAAAAGTGTTAAAAAGCAAATACGACTGTGATTTTATAAATGTCGGAGACGATATGGGATTTGAGAACTTGAAAAAAGTAAAGATGAGCTATCGCCCAAATAGTCTTGAAGTAAAATACTCGATCTATCAAAAACTATGA
- a CDS encoding GNAT family N-acetyltransferase: MKLTKANLKDINELEKLELSVFDEFNFPLSKANFRYHIKNNYLIKAIENEQILGYILVLNKFKVPRIYSLAVSKDARGKGVASKLLDLVCAKFGSLRLEVRSDNAPAISLYKKLGFSVKKTLPRYYNGGGDGVLMLKISSS, encoded by the coding sequence ATGAAACTAACAAAAGCAAATTTAAAAGATATAAATGAGCTTGAAAAGCTGGAACTTAGCGTATTTGATGAGTTTAATTTTCCACTTTCAAAAGCAAATTTCAGATATCACATCAAAAATAACTATCTTATAAAAGCTATAGAAAATGAGCAAATTTTAGGCTATATTTTGGTGCTAAACAAATTTAAAGTGCCTAGAATTTACTCTTTAGCAGTCAGTAAAGATGCTAGAGGCAAAGGCGTCGCTAGCAAACTTTTAGATCTAGTTTGTGCTAAATTTGGCTCTCTTAGACTTGAAGTTAGAAGCGACAACGCTCCAGCCATAAGCTTATATAAAAAGCTCGGCTTTAGCGTCAAAAAAACTTTACCGCGTTACTACAATGGCGGTGGTGACGGCGTTTTGATGCTTAAAATTTCTTCTTCTTAA
- a CDS encoding PDC sensor domain-containing protein — translation MYSDLKANTTELLVNEREKVTQSAESLLKTQFGDDINTVESLAKLLGSSNYSNEEVKKTLKVIENSSNFDLMFVGYQNDGMMIRSNGNSHLPTDKYDPRKRSWYQEVIKENKTIISEPYISATGQRLSITIAAPIYSNNTLIGVVGADTAIDKLSKEFVELGNAEGAYILLMDKNAKVIMHPTSEYIGKALNATKEILKNYQNKNFDKYGRVSYTHENGSQKLL, via the coding sequence ATTTATTCAGACTTAAAAGCCAACACGACAGAATTATTAGTAAATGAAAGAGAGAAAGTCACTCAATCAGCTGAGTCGTTATTAAAAACGCAATTTGGAGATGATATCAACACCGTAGAAAGTCTAGCCAAACTGCTTGGTTCAAGCAACTATAGCAACGAAGAAGTAAAAAAGACATTAAAAGTCATAGAAAACTCTTCAAACTTTGACTTGATGTTTGTCGGCTATCAAAATGACGGTATGATGATACGCTCAAATGGTAATTCTCACCTACCTACAGACAAATACGATCCTAGAAAACGTTCTTGGTATCAAGAAGTTATCAAAGAAAACAAGACTATCATTTCAGAGCCTTATATCAGTGCCACCGGACAAAGACTATCTATTACTATTGCAGCCCCTATATATTCAAATAATACATTAATAGGAGTTGTCGGCGCAGATACAGCCATAGATAAATTAAGCAAGGAATTTGTAGAACTAGGAAATGCCGAAGGAGCATATATACTTTTGATGGATAAAAATGCAAAAGTGATTATGCATCCAACCAGTGAATACATAGGCAAAGCACTAAATGCTACAAAAGAGATACTTAAGAACTATCAAAACAAAAACTTTGATAAATACGGCAGAGTAAGCTATACTCACGAAAATGGGTCTCAAAAACTTCTTTGA
- a CDS encoding molybdopterin synthase catalytic subunit produces MELYNGELNVTEITNRWFIQNKDKNYGAIITFVGVVRDEDGIDGLSFDIYEPLLKKWFDAWQEKAKEKNATIFMAHSKGDVLNHASSFIAGVLSPKRKVALSLINDFVEDFKANAPIWKYDLKNAQRIYAKDRSQAINGAGILS; encoded by the coding sequence TAAACGTCACTGAGATAACAAACCGCTGGTTTATACAAAATAAAGATAAAAATTACGGCGCTATCATAACCTTTGTAGGCGTTGTGCGAGATGAAGACGGCATAGACGGCCTTAGTTTTGATATCTATGAACCGCTGCTCAAAAAATGGTTTGATGCGTGGCAAGAAAAGGCAAAAGAAAAAAATGCTACTATATTTATGGCACATTCAAAAGGCGACGTGTTAAATCACGCCTCAAGCTTCATAGCAGGTGTGCTAAGTCCAAAAAGGAAAGTAGCACTAAGTCTTATAAATGACTTTGTGGAGGATTTTAAAGCAAACGCTCCGATCTGGAAATATGATCTAAAAAACGCCCAAAGAATCTATGCCAAAGATAGAAGTCAAGCGATAAATGGAGCTGGGATTTTAAGCTAA